In Brassica napus cultivar Da-Ae chromosome C2, Da-Ae, whole genome shotgun sequence, the sequence AAAGCCAAAAGAAGAGCTCGAAGATAACCCCACTCCACACGATCATACGCCTTCGACGTATCTGATTTGATGGCCATGAATTCTTCTGAGATGCTTCTATCTGTCTTCAGAGCATGAATAACTTCATGTGCAATCAGAATATTATCCGTTATAAGCCTCTCTTCAACAAACGCCGATTGGGAAGAAGAGACAATGACAGGTAGGAGAGGTTTGAGTCTGGAAACCAAAATCTTCGAGATAATCTTATATAGAACCGAGCATAAGCTTATAGGTCTCAAATCCGACATAAGAACAGGATCATCAATCTTTGGAATTAGGCAGAGATGCGTGTAATTCCATTCAACAGGAAACAAGCCTGTTACGAAAAAATCACGAACCTCCTTTGTAACTTGGTCTCCAACCGTATTCCAATATCTTTGGAAGAAAAGACCGGTCATCCCATCCGGACCAGGGGCACTGCTTGCATTGATAGAGAAGACCGCATCCTTAACCTCTTCTTTACTGTCATCTCTGGAAAGATCCTCATTCATACCATCAGTAACGCGTCTAGTGAAACCTTCAAATAGACTAGTGAAATCACCATTGGAAGTTGATTTGAATAATTTGGAGAAATATTCAGAAGCAACTTCCCCTTTAGCAGCTTCAGAGAATTGTTCTTGACCATAGGCATCAATTAGTTTAATGATCCTTTTCCTTGCTCTGTTTGCTTTCACTGAAGCATGATAGTATTTGGTGTTTAGATCCCCCTTGATAGCCCATTTATCCTTGCATCTCTGCTTCCAAAACATTTCCTCCTCTCTATAAGCCTGGACGAGTTCAGATTTGAGAAAATAAATTCTCAATGTTGAGGGATGCAAAGAAGATTGCTCCAACTCCAAGGCACATTGAAGCTGCTTGATCTTATCACGAGCATTGatgttttctttcttcttccaatTACTCAGCGCTTTTCTACATCTCCTCAATCTGTCTGATACCTTGGTTTCGAAAAGAGGATGATCTGTTAACCAAGctttcttgatttcttcttGCACACCACGCTTATGTAAAAATCTCCCATCAAAACGAAAGCTTCCTCTGTAGGGATCAGAAGAGGAGAAGAATTTGACCAGAACTGGCCTGTGATCCGAACCCCGCTTATCCATAAAATCCTGATTGGAGGCAGGGAAAAGCTGAAACCAACTCTTGTTTCCGAATCTCCTGTCCAATTTAGATTGAATAGATAAGGTTCCTCGCTGACCGCCCCACGTGAAGCAATTCCCTGTGCTTGGCAATTCCGACATATCAGCAATCTGAAACATATCATTAAAACCTTGAAAAGAAGCCTCACTTCGTCTAGGGCCTCCAATCTTCTCGTCATTGTTTCTTATTTCGTTAAAATCACCAACCATACACCATGGTTCTTTCCGATAAGCTCCAATGCGCGATAGTCTTTCCCATAGCTTCGGTCTATTATTCTTAACCGGTTCACCATATATACAAGatacaaaaaaacatttcttcCCAAACTTTACATAGCAGTCCACCAAGTGTTTATCTACAAACTTGAAGTCAATTTGTACAGAGTTTTTCCACATCAATGCTAAGCCTCCGCTGTACCCAATAGGATTAACTGTCATAACCCTATCATAGCCTAGCCATGTCTATAGATCCACCAAGTCATCTCTGTTGTGTTTAGTCTCCATCAAAAACAAAAGGTCCGGGAAATGATCTTTGCGCATCTCCCGTAGTCTTGGAATGACCAGGTCTTGTGCACGGCCCAAGCCCTGGCAATTCCAACCGATCATAGACATTTAGATATTGGACGGTCCCTCAATCGGGACCACCAATGGTTTCTTAAACCTTGCAGAGCTTTGAGATGGCTCGACATCTTCCTTTGCTTTCCTCTTCGAATCAGTGAAGACACCTTCTCCAAACTTAGAACCTCTGCTCGCATCTGCCTTCAACGTACCCTTGCCATTAGCCTTTCTGATGAAAGTACCAGGTCTTCGCCTACCCTTAGGTTTCTTTATCGGAGTCCCGGAAGCACTGGTGACGAAAGAACCAGCACTATAACCCGTTGAACTCTGAGCAGAAAATTCAGGGAGACTAGAATCAGAATGAACCATCAAGAGAGGCATGGCAGATACCACTTTTCCAGATTGAAGAGATTTGGTTCCCGCAGAAATAGCACTTGCCATCAGCTTATCAAATCTAGGAGTCTTCACCTCTTGAGCTCTGAAATCATAGACATGACCCTTTCCTTTATCCAGAATCTTAGTGACAGACGGAGGAGGCTCCAATCTTAAGTAAGTCTTCTGACCAACCGGATCATTCTCCAAATCATCAAAAGACTTCTTAACTCTTTCTTCTCTGGCTAATCTCTCTGCACCTTCAGCAGCACGCAAGTAAAGTCGCATATCCTCCATAACTTCCTTAGCAATCTTAGGTTTTCCAGACAAAGCATCAAAACCTAAGAGATGATCTTGGAATAAGTCCAAACAGCGGATCAGATTCCTCTAAAACCTCATTGATCTCCTGAGACTTACTCTCTGAAGATGATCCTGCTGTTTTCTCATTCAACATCTTTGTATTCCTATAGATAGGGCACGAAAGCTGTTCATGAGTTAGTCGCTGAAACGTATAACACCGTTTCTGAATCCTTTCATAATCATACAGGATGTTCACAGTGTCACCACCCGGCGTTGTTACTTTCTTGGCTCTTCGGAGAggttttgaaacatcaaaacgTACAAGCACCCTTACATACTCTTTGATTTGCGGCTTGTCTGGATCAAAAGCAACCTCCACTACTTGACCCGCGAAGTCTCCTAAGGACCATAAGGCTTTCTTCGTGTAGTGGTTTATCGGGATGTTCCTCATCTGAACCCATACCATGATAAAATGAAGATAATCTTCAGGAGGTTTCTCAACCCATCTTTCCAAGACGATGGGCCACAGATTGTGAGTGTGAACGCCTTTGTTAAGAACGTTAAGCATATCATGCTCGTGAGTAAAAATAAACTGGAACTTTTCTCGGGTGAGAGCCACTCCTCTCACTCTACCATACAACTTCCACTTCCGAGACATGTTGAGAATAAAATCTGCCATATCCTGACACTGAGGGTTTAATAATCTGCCCACCAAGCTAAGTGCGTTCCTACCCGTTGAGTAATACTCCGGATGATCAGGAAGCACAAagggttcttcatcttcttcaatcgAGAGTTGACGAAGCGCGTTGTCCAGGTGAGAAGCCATAGAAAAAACCCCAAGGAGAGATAACCAGAACGAAATTGATAGATccccaaattttaaaaaaccccTTTGATTTAGAGAAGAACACAGATGATCTTCAAAGACAAACTCTAGGAATTTTAAAGATCGGTGCTGAGGCCCCACTTTGCTAGAAAGTGTACATTAGCAAACAGGGAAGAAAGCCCAAAAAAGGGAATCTGCTAAAATACGCTGAGAGAATTTCACCCGTAATCCCCCTCGCACGGTAACTACCCAAAGAGCctcactatatatatgattttatagtaAAATGTTTAAGGGAAACTAAAATCACTTGGGGGCACATGCCCAGAAGTCTTGGCTGTGTAACCGCCCCTCGTTATTATGATGATGATATTTTTTACATGTGTAGTTTGGtgataacataaataaaaggtTTTGCAAGTACTAATCCATCTAGGTgaacttttcatgtttaccacacGGTTGGTACAATATTCATGTTTACTTTCACtaagaaaacattttaaaaaccaTCTTCTTCGTTAGAATGCAAAAAACTTTTATCTTATATCCttactatatatacatataataaataattatttaaataaataaaaaatacatttgtttcgaattatacttttttaaatttgaactttttatcttttgatttttttaatattcttcttgaaattcgaaaattcttttgtaaactattttatatattttaaaagatatttaattatttattttatatttattaaattcttaaacTCCTCGTTCCAAAAACCTTAAACTtctcatcaactctaaactctaagtctagattagttaactccagcgttataaatgtttttttactctttaaaagTGAAAGTAAAAGTGGTTAAAACAGACATGAAAAATAGTATTAGGAATGTGATGTTTTTGATAATTTCCATCTTCTTATTAATTTCagatttaaaactaatttaatatttagattgaaatttaaaattatgttaaaatttgAATTAGCTGAATATATGTTAGTCCGGACCATCAtctagtttttttatatatatatcataaagtCTTCATTTTGTTaacatatttttgattaaaaaaaatcctaataCATGAAATCAAGTTAGATTTTTCAAATCATAACAACTCCCAACCTTTAATTATCGTAAAAGACTTAACATAAATTTACCTTCTAAAAGATCAAAAATAGTAAACGATTTATTCATCAAGCAAtgtatatgaatattttaaaattgtcatAAAATGCAAATAGATTACTAATGtcttaagttatttttattatttatacttttagatatgatatttaaataatatatttgttaaatacaaaatatataccaaatcaattaaattttcatttattaaatcgtttaataattaaacataaattcaatgaaataaatatataaaaaaaatctacaaataaaTGTAATGGTTTGAAACAGGTAATTAAATGACCAACATGTACACTATAAAACTATTatgtttgaaaaaaataagataaatatttgaaaatatggtTAATATTAAGAATTTTTGCTTACTAGTGatgtaaaaacaatttataaaatcaaaattaaacacCTGCACACAGTTAGGCAGATCACTATATATAGTTTAGTGTTACAATAGTcgactaggataagacctgcgccttgcgcagggtgaatttatttttatatattatcgatagtttcttttatatatttgatcattttatttctatatataaaatattttttgttgttattatataatttttttccgatggatcggatcaatttttattaaaaataatggaacaaaactataattaatacatcatgggttgatcggattggacattaaacaaattatgacataaaaaccttattttttccatcgaacacattcttgaaaaaagtgaacagtattgttttcacagttgaattattttgacttttatcttccatatggttttgaaaactttcaaatcaaccatcgaattgatacatgttattttaatgttttagtcgtatacttaaggaaaacttacatttttgtaatttaaagtcgttttaaaaaattcaaaatataacatataagaaaaaatctaacatataagaaaaatata encodes:
- the LOC106353770 gene encoding uncharacterized protein LOC106353770; the protein is MASHLDNALRQLSIEEDEEPFVLPDHPEYYSTGRNALSLVGRLLNPQCQDMADFILNMSRKWKLYGRVRGVALTREKFQFIFTHEHDMLNVLNKGVHTHNLWPIVLERWVEKPPEDYLHFIMVWVQMRNIPINHYTKKALWSLGDFAGQVVEVAFDPDKPQIKEYVRVLVRFDVSKPLRRAKKVTTPGGDTVNILYDYERIQKRCYTFQRLTHEQLSCPIYRNTKMLNEKTAGSSSESFDALSGKPKIAKEVMEDMRLYLRAAEGAERLAREERVKKSFDDLENDPVGQKTYLRLEPPPSVTKILDKGKGHVYDFRAQEVKTPRFDKLMASAISAGTKSLQSGKVVSAMPLLMVHSDSSLPEFSAQSSTGYSAGSFVTSASGTPIKKPKGRRRPGTFIRKANGKGTLKADASRGSKFGEGVFTDSKRKAKEDVEPSQSSARFKKPLVVPIEGPSNI